The Egicoccus sp. AB-alg6-2 genome segment GGCGAACAGCGTCAGCCCCGCGCCCCACGCCTGGGTCAGGGAGGGACGGCCGGGGAAGGCGATCACGAGGGCGGGCGCGGCCGCACCCAGCGCGATGGCGATGGCGCCCGGGAGCACCAATCCGGTGCTGACGAGCCAGACGCCGGCGGCGACGGCCGGCAGTCCGGTGAGGATGCCGACCAGCAGACGGGAGGAGCCGGCGACCGCCAGCAGGAGCAGGACCATCGCGGCAGCGACGACCGCCAGCTCCGGCGCGAAGCTGGACCAGGCGACCTGGATCCCGTCGATGGAGGACTGGGCGAGGAACACGGACACGCTCCTACTGATCGGTCGTGTCGGCGGCGGCCGGTTCGACCGCCGGCACGTCGACGCCGACCTCGGTCAGGACCCGCTCGACCGACGGCTCGACGAGCTCGAACAGCGGACGGGGGTAGAGGCCGATGGCGACGATCAGGACGACGATGGGGGCGAGCACGCCGATCTCGCGCAGCTTGAGGTCGGTGGTGTGCTCGTTGTCGGCGCCGACGAGCGGGCCGTGGAACATGCGCTGGTAGGCCCAGAGCAGGTAGAGCGCCGCGAGCACGGCGCCGAACGCGGCCAGGACGCCGGCCCACCGGGCGGTCTGGAACGTGCCGAGCAGGATCGGGAACTCGCCGACGAATCCGTTGAGCCCGGGCAGGGCGAGCGAGGACATCGACACCAGCAGCCACAGGCCGGCCATGATCGGCACGCGCTTGGCGAGCCCACCGAACGCGGCGATCTGGCGCGTGTGCCGCCGTTCGTAGAGGAAGCCGATCAGCAGGAACAGCGCGCCGGTCGACAGGCCGTGGTTGACCATCTGCACCACCGAGGCGGTGGTGGCCGTGGCGTTGAGCGCGAAGGTGCCCAGGACCACGAAGCCCATGTGCGCCACCGACGAGTAGGCGATGAGCCGCTTGATGTCGGACTGCATCAGGGCGACGACCGAGCCGTACAGGATGCCGATCACCGAGATCACCAGCAGGGCCGGCGCCCAGGAGATGGTCGCCTCGGGGAACAGCGGCAGCGCGTAGCGGATGAGCCCGAACGTGCCCATCTTCAACAGCACGCCGGCCAGGAACACCGAGCCGCCCGTCGGTGCTTCGGTGTGGGCGTCCGGCAGCCAGGTGTGGACCGGGAAGATCGGCACCTTGATCGCGAAGGCGAGCAGGAACGCGGCGAACAGCCAGTGCTGCTCGGTCGTGCTCAGCGTCAGCCCGCGGAT includes the following:
- a CDS encoding NADH-quinone oxidoreductase subunit M, which codes for MAFGPITLTVALPLFGALVLAFVADDPRVVRIVGLVASVATFVASLLILVDFDLANPALQLEERMSWIPSLGADFALAVDGVSLALILLTTFLVPLILLASFDSVKDNLKGYVVAFLALEAAVLGVFAATDLLLFAVFFELTLIPMYFIIGIWGGAKRKYAAVKFFLYTTLGGLLMLVAILYLFSQAGSFDYEAIRGLTLSTTEQHWLFAAFLLAFAIKVPIFPVHTWLPDAHTEAPTGGSVFLAGVLLKMGTFGLIRYALPLFPEATISWAPALLVISVIGILYGSVVALMQSDIKRLIAYSSVAHMGFVVLGTFALNATATTASVVQMVNHGLSTGALFLLIGFLYERRHTRQIAAFGGLAKRVPIMAGLWLLVSMSSLALPGLNGFVGEFPILLGTFQTARWAGVLAAFGAVLAALYLLWAYQRMFHGPLVGADNEHTTDLKLREIGVLAPIVVLIVAIGLYPRPLFELVEPSVERVLTEVGVDVPAVEPAAADTTDQ